A genomic window from Lotus japonicus ecotype B-129 chromosome 1, LjGifu_v1.2 includes:
- the LOC130713572 gene encoding uncharacterized protein LOC130713572 yields MVEILGFTNDLSEALQKRDQDLLNALSLVQATKEELQEMRNDGWEELISKVMKICNKHDIDVPDLDAPFVQGKKPRRHAITSSVSNLHHYKHDCLFSVLDLQLHELNARFDEENTELLQCVSCLNPSSSFEAFDVKKLLRMVELYPNDFVDVPEVVVRHQLQNYVRNVRSDPKFAKLKGLSDLCAKLVETKRCNTFDIVYKLLKLALVLPVATASVERVFSAMKFVKSQLFNKMGDQWLNDRLVTFIERDVLGTIDNDVILAHFQIMVDDFHCKLLDYNVNYSISMRNFLSWFYL; encoded by the coding sequence ATGGTTGAGATTTTAGGATTTACAAATGATTTAAGTGAAGCACTACAAAAGCGTGATCAAGATCTTTTGAATGCTTTATCACTTGTCCAAGCCACCAAAGAAGAATTGCAAGAAATGAGGAATGATGGATGGGAAGAACTTATATCTAAGGTTATGAAAATTTGCAATAAGCATGATATTGATGTGCCTGATTTGGATGCACCGTTTGTGCAAGGGAAGAAACCTAGACGACATGCTATCACTTCTAGTGTTTCTAATTTGCATCATTATAAGCATGATTGTTTATTTAGTGTTTTAGATTTGCAGTTGCATGAGCTCAATGCTAGGTTTGATGAAGAGAATACTGAACTTTTACAATGTGTTTCATGCTTGAATCCCTCATCATCTTTTGAAGCTtttgatgtgaaaaaattatTGAGGATGGTTGAACTTTATCCAAATGATTTTGTTGATGTGCCGGAAGTGGTAGTGCGACATCAGCTTCAGAATTATGTTAGAAATGTTCGAAGTGATCCAAAATTTGCAAAGTTAAAAGGACTTTCAGATCTTTGTGCAAAACTTGTGGAAACAAAAAGGTGCAACACATTTGATATAGTTTATAAGCTTCTGAAGTTGGCTTTAGTCTTGCCGGTAGCTACTGCAAGTGTGGAACGTGTGTTTTCAGCCATGAAGTTTGTGAAGAGTCAGTTATTTAACAAAATGGGTGATCAATGGTTAAATGATCGTCTTGTAACTTTTATAGAAAGAGATGTTCTTGGAACAATTGACAATGATGTTATTTTAGCACATTTTCAAATAATGGTAGACGATTTTCATTGTAAACTCTTGGACTATAATGTAAACTATTCTATTTCCAtgagaaactttctctcatggttttatctataa
- the LOC130713582 gene encoding 65-kDa microtubule-associated protein 4-like: MRLHHCPQISRSLIGHVINPHELVLTCQYLIRSRNPRKRLLPFRLFPPKTDFDSHTHSLCSQKPFFFFFFFKNHSHFVFLRVKAESAYLFAMFRNRSSQFGDQETKCNLLLNELQVIWDELGETDSQRDAMLLEIEHKCLDLYGKIVDEAKQYRAKLQKEIADYEVEIAGICAAMGEQPLHFETKSCESLKKRREAVISQLEEMRKLKTERMKQFFEVLNQLQKISSELYGSVGVNAYIDENNLSLKKLQELHRQLLQLQNEKTSRLKQISDLLDTLSSLCSVLGMDVKELFFEICPTMANSTGTQDVSDHTIKKLTSKVQTLREVKIQRMQKLQTLATALLEMWNLMDTPLEEQQKFHNVTSKIAALESEFTEPNMLSIDNVIYVETEVGRLEQLKSTKIKELLLRRKLELEEICRSTHLTTQTVFPHEHSIELLESESVNHENLLEKIEHQIAKTKEEALSRKEILEKVEKWLAASQEESWLEEYNRDDNRYNAGRGAHLALKRAEKARVLLSKIPGMVEAIIVKVKAWEKERGLEFLYEGTRLLSMLEDYSTLRQEKENEKQRQRDQKKIKGQLMAEHETLYGSKPSPTKSVKKASRCSTIGVPSSRKFSVGGALLQDSRQGSLFQQSNKKGNMSSQKGSIFHNKNVYHSTQSSGKGTSKVFGHSMHKTTRNVEKELEFQSPLTRKPLSPVSPIVLSKANISNSQEDHRKIQNVATQAIKQTGQVQIGTPPSKPFIAGDEENKTPKNMGLPVPTTPPTVSMFTATTPDTVSVYSGSLSAAKSAQLFEYSFEEVRAGFILPQTCAQ, from the exons ATGAG ACTTCATCACTGTCCGCAAATATCACGCTCGCTAATTGGCCACGTCATCAATCCTCATGAATTGGTGCTTACGTGTCAATACCTGATTCGATCCCGAAACCCGAGAAAACGGCTCCTCCCGTTCCGTTTATTCCCTCCCAAAACCGATTTCGATTCTCACACTCACTCCCTTTGCTCTCAAaaacccttcttcttcttcttcttcttcaaaaatCACTCGCATTTCGTTTTTCTTCGCGTAAAAGCTGAATCAG CCTACTTGTTTGCTATGTTCCGCAATCGTAGCAGTCAGTTTGGTGATCAAGAAACAAAGTGTAATTTGTTACTCAACGAACTTCAG GTAATATGGGATGAACTTGGGGAGACTGATTCTCAGAGGGATGCTATGTTGCTCGAAATAGAACACAAGTGCCTGGACTTGTATGGAAAAATTGTGGATGAAGCGAAACAGTATAGAGCGAAACTTCAGAAAGAAATTGCTGATTATGAAGTAGAAATTGCCGGCATCTGCGCTGCAATGGGTGAACAGCCACTTCAT TTTGAGACTAAGTCTTGTGAAAGCTTGAAGAAAAGACGCGAAGCTGTTATTTCACAACTTGAGGAGATGCGCAAGTTGAAAACCGAAAGGATGAAACAattttttgaagttttaaaTCAGTTGCAGAAGATTTCTAGTGAGCTCTATGGCAGTGTGGGGGTTAATGCATATATAGATGAGAACAACTTGTCTTTGAAAAAACTACAAGAATTACACAGGCAGTTACTTCAACttcaaaatgaaaag ACCAGTCGACTGAAGCAGATATCTGACCTTTTGGACACTCTTAGTTCATTGTGCTCAGTCCTTGGCATGGATGTGAAAGAATTATTTTTTGAGATTTGTCCCACTATGGCTAATTCCACTGGTACACAAGATGTTAGTGATCATACCATAAAGAAATTGACTTCTAAAGTTCAAACTTTGAGAGAGGTTAAAATACAGAGAATGCAGAAG CTTCAAACCCTTGCAACTGCACTGTTAGAGATGTGGAATTTGATGGATACACCACTTGAGGAACAGCAGAAATTTCACAACGTGACCAGTAAAATTGCTGCTTTGGAGTCTGAATTTACTGAGCCTAACATGCTCTCAATTGATAACGTCATCTAC GTTGAGACTGAAGTGGGAAGGCTTGAACAACTTAAATCAACCAAAATCAAAGAACTTTTACTGAGAAGGAAGTTGGAATTAGAGGAAATCTGCAGAAGTACACATCTCACTACACAAACAGTTTTTCCACACGAACATTCAATTGAACTTTTAGAATCTG AATCTGTCAACCATGAAAATCTGTTAGAGAAAATTGAGCACCAAATTGCAAAGACAAAAGAAGAAGCTCTTAGCAGGAAAGAAATCCTTGAAAAGGTTGAGAAGTGGTTGGCtgctagtcaagaagaaagctgGCTGGAGGAGTACAACAGG GATGATAATCGTTACAATGCTGGAAGAGGTGCACATCTTGCTTTGAAACGTGCTGAGAAGGCCCGGGTTTTATTAAGCAAAATTCCAG GGATGGTTGAGGCCATAATTGTAAAAGTTAAAGCATGGGAGAAAGAAAGAGGACTTGAGTTTTTGTATGAAGGA ACTCGGCTCCTTTCCATGCTTGAAGATTACAGCACCTTAAGgcaggagaaagaaaatgagaaacaaAGACAGAGG gatcaaaagaaaattaaggGACAACTTATGGCAGAGCATGAAACACTTTACGGCTCAAAACCCAGCCCAACTAAAAGTGTGAAAAAGGCTTCTAGATGTTCAACAATAGGAGTTCCAAGTAGCAGAAAGTTTTCTGTTGGTGGAGCATTGCTTCAGGATTCAAGACAAGGTTCTCTTTTTCAGCAGTCTAATAAAAAGGGTAACATGTCCAGTCAGAAAGGCTCTATCTTTCACAACAAGAATGTTTACCATTCAACTCAATCCTCAG GAAAGGGCACATCTAAAGTTTTTGGTCATTCAATGCACAAGACTACACGCAATGTAGAGAAGGAACTTGAATTTCAGTCACCATTGACTAGGAAGCCACTCTCTCCTGTTTCTCCCATTGTCTTGTCTAAAGCCAACATATCCAATTCTCAAGAAGACCATAGAAAAATACAGAATGTAGCAACACAAGCAATAAAGCAAACAGGTCAAGTGCAAATAGGAACTCCACCTTCAAAGCCATTTATTGCTGGCGATGAAGAAAACAAGACCCCAAAGAATATGGGACTTCCAGTTCCAACCACCCCTCCAACTGTCTCTATGTTCACTGCCACAACACCAGACACTGTTAGTGTATACTCTGGTTCTCTGTCTGCTGCAAAAAGTGCTCAACTATTTGAGTATTCTTTTGAGGAGGTGAGAGCTGGCTTTATCTTACCTCAGACCTGTGCTCAATGA